From a region of the Umboniibacter marinipuniceus genome:
- a CDS encoding sialidase family protein, giving the protein MLRTLVAISVILLCACDGLHSEKNTPPTFSSFHIDQGTTPSLFSDEQGGLISFQQLNHQNTELVVGHIDNTGEIHQQVVASGDDWFVNWADFPSISRNGDHIVTWFLRKHDEGTYSYDIWLVQSFDNGETWQPPQQLNNDNGGGEHGFADIIPFEDAFLISWLDGRNTVGHHGAHSGAMMVNWALIHSDGSVRTNETLDTRSCDCCHTALSEVSGVPVLAYRDRTVDEIRDIAVSHWQGVGFEEPTLWHQDNWQINGCPVNGPSVWESQGKLAMAWFTQATGVSELRYKVVGAEPTTLSQTTLGRIDSLQHDDYSYISHLHRQPTGRSSVNIIRFNSTTPAESDTLQVADSSASRSSGIPKMAVINRQLWIATTNDRGITLYRSSDALR; this is encoded by the coding sequence ATGCTTCGAACTCTAGTTGCCATTAGCGTAATACTTCTATGTGCCTGTGATGGGCTACACAGCGAAAAAAATACGCCACCGACATTTTCATCGTTCCATATTGACCAGGGAACGACGCCCAGCCTTTTTAGCGACGAGCAAGGTGGGCTCATCAGTTTTCAGCAGCTAAACCATCAAAATACCGAGTTGGTTGTGGGCCACATTGATAACACGGGTGAGATCCACCAACAGGTTGTAGCTAGCGGCGATGACTGGTTCGTCAATTGGGCTGATTTTCCCTCCATTTCCCGTAACGGTGACCACATTGTCACCTGGTTTCTCAGAAAACACGACGAAGGCACATATAGCTATGATATTTGGCTGGTTCAATCCTTCGACAACGGCGAAACATGGCAGCCGCCTCAGCAACTAAACAATGACAATGGTGGGGGCGAACATGGCTTCGCTGACATCATTCCCTTTGAGGATGCCTTTCTAATTAGCTGGCTAGACGGTCGTAACACCGTTGGTCATCATGGTGCTCACAGCGGCGCAATGATGGTTAATTGGGCGCTTATTCATTCAGACGGTAGCGTGCGTACGAATGAGACCCTGGATACACGAAGCTGTGACTGCTGCCATACAGCCCTTTCAGAGGTATCAGGAGTGCCAGTCCTAGCCTATAGAGACCGCACCGTTGACGAGATTAGGGACATTGCTGTTTCCCATTGGCAAGGCGTAGGCTTTGAAGAGCCAACGTTGTGGCACCAGGATAACTGGCAGATTAACGGCTGCCCAGTGAACGGTCCAAGTGTATGGGAGAGCCAAGGGAAGTTAGCGATGGCTTGGTTCACGCAAGCAACAGGTGTCTCAGAACTGAGATATAAGGTAGTAGGCGCTGAACCAACAACTTTGTCGCAAACCACACTAGGTCGAATCGACTCACTCCAACATGACGATTATAGCTACATTAGTCACCTGCACCGCCAACCAACAGGTCGCTCATCAGTAAACATCATTCGTTTTAACTCCACGACACCCGCTGAAAGCGATACGCTGCAGGTAGCGGACAGCTCCGCAAGTCGCTCCTCGGGTATCCCAAAGATGGCCGTCATCAACCGCCAATTGTGGATAGCGACTACCAACGATAGAGGAATAACACTCTATCGCTCTAGCGATGCGTTGCGATAA
- the metF gene encoding methylenetetrahydrofolate reductase, whose amino-acid sequence MFQGAHELRAQRQARSSHPAPKVSFEFFPPSSPAIEETLWKSVARLKTLAPEFVSVTYGADGSTRDNTHRVIKALGEQTVIPTMPHLTCVDASKSEVDEVADSYWKMGVRSIMALRGDPASGAGSVYTPKADGYHYAADLVAGLKRQHDFRIGVAAYPETHPEAPSAHFDIDNLKRKFDAGADFAISQFFFSTEAYLRFRDRCVLAGIDKPIIPGILPVTNFNTLKRFAGACGTELPRWLSDSFEGLDNDPETRQLIAANIAIEQVLALQNEGVNDFHFYTLNRAELCYAVCHSLGVRPAVELA is encoded by the coding sequence ATGTTTCAAGGTGCACACGAACTCCGAGCTCAACGCCAAGCTAGATCTTCACATCCGGCACCCAAGGTTTCGTTTGAGTTTTTTCCACCCAGTAGTCCGGCAATTGAGGAAACACTCTGGAAGAGCGTGGCGCGACTGAAGACACTCGCGCCTGAGTTTGTATCTGTCACCTATGGGGCTGACGGATCCACACGTGACAACACCCACCGCGTTATTAAAGCACTCGGTGAGCAGACTGTTATACCAACAATGCCTCATCTAACCTGTGTAGATGCCTCCAAATCAGAAGTCGACGAGGTTGCTGACTCCTACTGGAAAATGGGAGTTAGAAGCATCATGGCACTCAGAGGTGACCCCGCTTCGGGTGCTGGCAGTGTCTACACTCCCAAGGCCGATGGCTATCATTACGCTGCCGATTTGGTCGCCGGCTTAAAGCGCCAGCACGACTTTCGTATTGGCGTAGCCGCTTACCCAGAAACTCATCCTGAAGCACCCAGTGCACACTTCGACATTGATAATCTCAAACGAAAGTTCGATGCCGGTGCCGACTTTGCAATTAGCCAATTCTTTTTCTCAACTGAGGCCTATTTGCGATTTCGCGACCGCTGTGTGCTGGCCGGTATCGACAAACCAATTATCCCCGGTATTCTACCCGTTACGAATTTCAACACCCTCAAACGATTTGCTGGGGCATGCGGCACAGAACTCCCAAGATGGCTGAGTGACAGCTTTGAGGGACTCGATAACGACCCCGAGACGCGGCAGTTAATTGCCGCAAATATTGCCATTGAGCAAGTACTGGCGCTGCAGAACGAAGGTGTCAATGATTTCCACTTCTATACACTTAATCGCGCCGAGCTCTGCTACGCAGTCTGTCACTCATTGGGTGTTCGCCCAGCGGTTGAGCTTGCTTAA
- the metH gene encoding methionine synthase — protein MLDQAVKDRILILDGAMGTMIQGYQLAEADYRGERFADWPCDLKGNNDLLSLTQPSIIEEIHRQYLEAGADIICTNTFNANSPSMADYEMASLVGELNLESARLARRVADEITANTGTQRYVVGVLGPTNRTASLSPDVNDPGARSINFDQLLETYQEATLALLNGGVDAIMIETIFDTLNAKAAIFAIDTVAEKLERHIPIMISGTITDASGRTLSGQTVEAFWHSVKHAKPLSIGLNCALGAEELRPHIKALADIADCAISAHPNAGLPNQFGEYDQTAEEMADLVGEFASQGWLNIVGGCCGTTPHHIAALTKVMTAFGSRDNFADNNYLGLSGLEPLEVREDSLFVNVGERTNVTGSAVFRRLIEAQDYDTALEVAKQQVENGAQIIDINMDEGMLDSEAAMVRFLHLAMAEPDIAKVPIMIDSSKWQIIESGLKCLQGKSVVNSISLKEGEASFLEQAKLARRYGAAVVVMAFDEQGQAETLARKVEICQRAYQLLTQEVGLPGYDIIFDPNIFAVATGIDEHNDYALSFIESCAAIKHSCPGAKISGGLSNVSFSFRGNNFVREAMHSVFLYHAIAKGMDMGIVNAGQLAIYDDLDAELRELVEDVILNRRDDATDRLVDAAPKWSGQSNQTQQTADLSWRELPVKERLSHALVKGIDQFVVEDTEEARRLSDRPLDVIEGPLMDGMNRVGDLFGDGKMFLPQVVKSARVMKRAVAHLIPFIEAQKESGSSHSAGTIIMATVKGDVHDIGKNIVGVVLQCNGFEVIDLGVMVSCEAILAAADQHQADLIGLSGLITPSLDEMVHVASEMERRGDQLPLLIGGATTSPAHTAVKIAPQYSGVATYVKDASRAVGVAQSLLGTQSKDVIDKIRHDQALKRNAHANRRQTKLDGYHQALERRTLLDFSDLQSRTPSQLGTQCLTPSLSELLEFFDWMPFFNAWEFNGRFPDILNDPVKGPEATKLYNDAQRLLATMVKERWLQPRGVIGLFQAESDGERITIHHGNRTIELPCLRQQKIIAGKPSLSLADYIAPKGFNDTIGAFAVTAGDEIKPYVEAFEAAHDDYSAIIVKVLADRFAEAFAEWMHREVRTRIWGYAADESLDNNALIREQYQGIRPAPGYPSCPDHRGKLLIWELLDVEAQTGITLTESLAMEPVSSVSGWYFSHPDARYFTLGPIAEDQLTRYSELQGESIKENKRWLQSILS, from the coding sequence ATGTTAGATCAAGCTGTAAAAGATCGAATCTTAATATTAGATGGCGCCATGGGCACCATGATTCAGGGTTACCAGCTAGCCGAAGCGGACTATCGCGGGGAGCGATTCGCTGACTGGCCCTGCGACCTAAAGGGCAACAATGACCTACTAAGCCTAACCCAGCCTAGTATCATCGAGGAAATTCATCGCCAATACCTCGAAGCGGGTGCGGATATCATCTGCACCAATACCTTTAATGCGAATTCGCCATCTATGGCGGACTACGAAATGGCATCCTTGGTCGGCGAGCTGAACCTCGAGAGCGCACGCCTCGCTCGCCGTGTTGCCGATGAAATCACTGCCAACACGGGGACTCAACGCTATGTGGTAGGTGTCTTAGGGCCAACCAACCGAACGGCGTCGCTAAGCCCAGATGTCAATGACCCTGGCGCCCGAAGCATTAATTTCGATCAGCTTCTCGAAACCTACCAAGAAGCAACCTTGGCACTGCTCAATGGTGGTGTTGATGCCATCATGATCGAAACCATTTTCGATACACTCAATGCCAAAGCAGCCATTTTCGCCATTGATACCGTTGCAGAAAAGCTTGAACGCCACATTCCAATCATGATCTCAGGCACCATTACCGATGCGTCAGGGAGGACCCTGTCTGGTCAAACGGTGGAAGCATTCTGGCATTCCGTTAAGCATGCAAAGCCGTTGTCGATTGGCTTGAATTGCGCCTTGGGTGCGGAGGAACTGCGCCCGCATATCAAAGCGCTTGCAGATATCGCCGACTGCGCAATCTCCGCGCACCCCAACGCTGGCCTACCGAATCAATTTGGTGAGTACGACCAGACCGCTGAAGAAATGGCGGATTTGGTGGGTGAGTTTGCGTCACAAGGTTGGTTAAACATTGTGGGAGGATGTTGCGGGACTACGCCTCATCATATTGCAGCCCTGACTAAAGTGATGACAGCTTTTGGTTCACGCGATAATTTTGCCGATAACAACTACCTTGGTCTCAGCGGGCTAGAGCCGTTGGAAGTCCGCGAGGATAGCCTTTTCGTCAATGTTGGCGAGCGAACCAACGTAACCGGTTCGGCCGTCTTTAGGCGCCTTATTGAAGCGCAAGATTACGACACCGCGCTCGAAGTTGCCAAGCAGCAGGTCGAAAACGGAGCGCAGATTATCGATATCAACATGGACGAGGGTATGCTCGATTCGGAAGCCGCCATGGTTCGCTTCCTTCATCTTGCCATGGCCGAGCCAGATATCGCCAAAGTTCCCATTATGATTGACTCAAGCAAGTGGCAAATCATTGAGTCGGGGTTAAAGTGCCTTCAGGGTAAGAGCGTGGTGAATTCCATCTCGCTCAAGGAGGGCGAAGCGAGTTTCCTAGAACAGGCAAAATTAGCACGCCGCTACGGTGCCGCCGTGGTAGTCATGGCTTTTGATGAGCAAGGACAAGCCGAAACACTGGCTCGTAAAGTTGAAATTTGTCAACGCGCCTACCAACTCCTAACTCAAGAGGTAGGACTTCCTGGTTATGACATTATATTTGACCCCAACATCTTTGCCGTCGCCACGGGTATCGACGAGCACAACGACTACGCACTATCGTTCATCGAAAGCTGTGCGGCAATCAAGCACAGCTGCCCCGGAGCTAAGATCTCAGGTGGCCTGTCTAACGTCAGCTTTAGTTTTCGTGGCAACAACTTTGTTCGTGAAGCGATGCACTCAGTTTTTCTCTACCACGCCATTGCTAAAGGCATGGATATGGGAATTGTTAATGCCGGTCAACTTGCGATCTACGACGACCTGGACGCCGAACTGAGAGAACTCGTAGAAGATGTCATTCTTAATCGACGCGATGATGCCACCGACCGACTCGTTGACGCAGCGCCAAAATGGTCCGGACAATCCAATCAGACCCAACAAACTGCCGATTTAAGCTGGCGTGAGCTTCCAGTAAAAGAGCGCCTTAGCCATGCGTTGGTTAAGGGTATAGACCAATTTGTTGTCGAGGATACTGAGGAAGCGCGACGGCTCAGTGACCGTCCACTGGATGTCATTGAGGGGCCGTTAATGGACGGCATGAATCGAGTAGGCGATCTGTTCGGCGATGGGAAAATGTTCCTACCTCAGGTAGTGAAGTCAGCCCGGGTAATGAAGCGTGCTGTAGCGCATCTAATTCCCTTTATCGAAGCGCAAAAAGAATCCGGTAGCTCCCACTCTGCGGGCACCATCATTATGGCGACCGTTAAGGGTGATGTTCATGATATTGGCAAGAATATTGTTGGCGTCGTACTCCAGTGTAATGGCTTTGAAGTCATCGACTTGGGAGTAATGGTAAGCTGTGAAGCCATCCTCGCGGCAGCAGATCAACATCAGGCAGACCTCATTGGCTTGTCCGGCCTGATCACCCCATCGCTTGACGAAATGGTCCATGTTGCAAGCGAAATGGAACGTCGTGGTGATCAGCTTCCACTGCTCATTGGCGGCGCTACGACTAGTCCTGCCCACACCGCCGTTAAAATTGCACCGCAATATAGTGGCGTAGCCACCTACGTTAAGGATGCCTCGCGGGCGGTGGGTGTTGCACAATCGCTTCTCGGCACACAATCTAAGGACGTGATTGATAAAATTCGGCACGACCAAGCGCTCAAACGCAACGCTCACGCTAATCGCCGCCAAACTAAGTTAGACGGATACCATCAGGCCCTAGAAAGGCGTACCCTACTAGACTTTTCAGACCTTCAGTCGCGAACCCCTAGTCAGCTAGGGACTCAGTGCCTCACCCCGTCCTTGAGCGAGCTACTTGAATTCTTTGACTGGATGCCCTTCTTTAACGCCTGGGAGTTTAATGGTCGTTTCCCCGATATACTCAACGATCCGGTTAAGGGTCCCGAGGCCACCAAACTCTACAATGACGCGCAACGCCTGCTTGCCACTATGGTTAAAGAGCGCTGGCTTCAGCCACGGGGTGTCATTGGCCTATTCCAAGCGGAATCGGACGGCGAGCGAATTACCATCCATCATGGCAATCGCACCATCGAGTTACCCTGCCTCAGACAACAAAAGATTATTGCTGGTAAACCGTCACTCTCGTTGGCCGACTATATTGCACCCAAAGGATTCAACGACACCATTGGCGCCTTCGCGGTAACCGCGGGAGATGAGATTAAGCCTTATGTCGAAGCCTTTGAGGCCGCTCACGATGATTACAGTGCAATTATTGTCAAGGTACTCGCAGACCGTTTCGCCGAGGCTTTCGCAGAATGGATGCACCGTGAAGTTAGAACGCGTATTTGGGGCTATGCCGCTGACGAGTCGCTTGATAACAACGCACTAATTCGAGAACAGTATCAGGGTATTAGACCAGCCCCTGGCTACCCTAGCTGCCCGGACCATCGTGGCAAGTTGCTAATTTGGGAGCTGCTTGATGTAGAAGCACAAACGGGTATCACCTTAACGGAATCACTCGCCATGGAGCCCGTCTCATCGGTCTCGGGGTGGTATTTCAGTCACCCCGACGCCCGCTACTTTACCCTTGGGCCAATCGCCGAAGATCAACTTACACGCTATAGCGAGCTTCAGGGCGAATCCATTAAGGAAAACAAACGCTGGCTTCAAAGCATACTAAGTTAA
- a CDS encoding YIP1 family protein produces the protein MSSENGFFANVSQVIAQPKQFSTNFFTTKKGIVLPLLLIIASIVAAQVVYFSSITMEDFIAFSLRGIPAEGYDEAAAGMRMMSLNAMMLITAVSAAVFIPIVTALISVYYLIINRVSGTPEQSYGTWFSMSLWASVPMIFAQLGAIVNVFISAPGSLAPEQLSLTSVNALIMGREFGEPLYQMFSQFDLLSIWSIAIISLILMANKHRPVSAVIFAALPTVLMLSATAVIGG, from the coding sequence ATGTCTAGTGAAAATGGATTCTTCGCCAATGTCTCGCAAGTGATTGCGCAACCCAAGCAGTTTAGCACTAACTTTTTTACCACTAAGAAGGGCATTGTTTTACCGCTCCTTCTTATCATCGCAAGCATCGTAGCTGCTCAAGTCGTTTATTTCTCGTCCATCACCATGGAAGATTTCATCGCCTTCAGCTTACGAGGGATTCCGGCGGAAGGCTACGATGAAGCAGCTGCCGGTATGCGTATGATGTCACTGAACGCTATGATGCTGATTACCGCCGTGAGTGCAGCCGTTTTCATTCCTATTGTGACGGCGTTGATCAGTGTCTACTACCTAATTATCAACCGCGTCTCTGGCACACCAGAACAGAGCTATGGCACATGGTTTTCAATGTCCCTCTGGGCATCCGTACCTATGATTTTCGCTCAGCTCGGCGCCATTGTTAATGTCTTTATTTCGGCACCAGGGTCACTGGCTCCCGAACAGCTATCTCTCACCTCTGTTAACGCACTAATTATGGGTCGCGAGTTTGGCGAGCCGCTCTATCAGATGTTTAGCCAGTTCGATCTGCTATCAATCTGGAGCATCGCTATCATCAGCTTGATCCTGATGGCAAATAAGCACCGTCCAGTTAGCGCCGTTATCTTTGCCGCATTACCAACGGTGTTGATGCTGTCTGCTACCGCCGTAATTGGGGGCTAA
- a CDS encoding efflux RND transporter periplasmic adaptor subunit → MKNWLIIVAIVAAVVSLAYFKKSDTGTSKEVEFTSVTRGSVDTSVIASGALVFRNEVKLTSEVIGKVIELNVEEGDAVAEGDILLRLDPEQFQAEVDQQNANVRLQEIAIERQQNEINNLQSRWSRQKSLYDAGLIDVEGFEAIDHALVLAQLDLASREQALSQAKALRDKANEYLRKTIIRAPITGVVTALDIKVGETVISGTTNIVGSSMMTIANQDDILTEVYVDEADIAALAVGQRADVFAVAFPDLAIEGVVESIGNTARSYPGRNGLRFKVKIRLEDNGERSLFSGMSCRAEIYQTAATNAFIVPVEAVVTDLEGEDESHYVWVVENGLAKKQTVELGASSDETQVIRSGLSEGQQIVSGPFRVLLTLKENDPVSADVSE, encoded by the coding sequence TTGAAGAATTGGCTTATTATCGTCGCTATTGTGGCAGCTGTGGTATCACTCGCCTATTTCAAAAAGAGTGATACCGGTACCTCAAAAGAGGTTGAATTCACCTCAGTGACCCGCGGATCGGTTGATACTAGCGTGATTGCCTCGGGCGCTTTGGTGTTTCGGAATGAAGTGAAACTAACCTCCGAAGTCATTGGTAAGGTAATTGAGCTAAACGTGGAGGAAGGCGATGCCGTTGCCGAGGGAGATATTCTTCTTCGACTCGACCCCGAGCAGTTTCAGGCCGAAGTCGATCAACAGAACGCCAATGTCCGACTTCAGGAAATTGCTATCGAGCGTCAACAAAATGAAATTAACAACCTGCAAAGTCGTTGGTCCCGACAAAAATCACTTTACGATGCGGGGCTCATTGATGTTGAAGGTTTCGAGGCTATCGATCACGCCTTAGTACTGGCTCAGCTTGATCTTGCCTCGCGCGAGCAAGCGCTCAGCCAAGCCAAGGCATTGCGCGATAAAGCTAACGAGTATCTCCGCAAAACCATCATTCGCGCACCCATTACTGGCGTAGTAACGGCCTTAGATATCAAGGTTGGAGAGACGGTTATTTCCGGCACCACGAATATCGTTGGCTCATCGATGATGACCATTGCCAACCAGGACGACATCCTAACCGAAGTGTATGTTGACGAAGCTGACATTGCGGCATTAGCTGTTGGTCAACGTGCGGACGTCTTTGCCGTCGCTTTTCCGGATCTTGCGATTGAAGGCGTTGTCGAGTCCATTGGTAATACGGCAAGAAGCTATCCTGGGCGGAACGGCCTTCGCTTCAAAGTAAAGATACGCCTGGAAGACAACGGTGAGCGCTCACTCTTCTCTGGTATGAGCTGTCGTGCTGAAATCTACCAAACGGCAGCCACCAACGCCTTTATAGTACCGGTTGAGGCGGTGGTTACTGATCTGGAGGGCGAAGACGAATCCCACTACGTTTGGGTTGTAGAGAACGGTCTCGCCAAGAAGCAAACCGTAGAATTGGGCGCCTCATCCGATGAAACTCAGGTGATTCGCTCAGGACTAAGTGAAGGACAACAGATTGTTTCCGGTCCATTCAGAGTCCTTCTTACCCTGAAAGAGAATGACCCAGTCAGCGCGGATGTTAGCGAATGA
- a CDS encoding ABC transporter ATP-binding protein, whose amino-acid sequence MSSSPVIQLEQIVKSYELAGDRLDVLKGVNLKIDSNEYVALTGPSGSGKSTLMNILGCLDSPSEGNYLLAGDDVSGLTEDELAAARNQRIGFIFQSFNLLPRMSALDNVAQPLVFRGLGRKDRLKIAQAALERVGLGDRVDHLPNQLSGGQRQRVAVARALAGEPSILLADEPTGNLDSKTTESIMALFDELHNQGQTIIIVTHEPEIAAHCRREIVLRDGEIVKDVTKEPGHVL is encoded by the coding sequence ATGAGTTCTTCCCCGGTGATTCAGCTAGAACAGATAGTAAAAAGCTATGAGCTGGCGGGTGATCGACTCGATGTATTAAAGGGCGTCAACCTAAAAATTGATAGCAACGAATACGTCGCCCTCACCGGTCCTTCCGGTTCCGGAAAGTCTACCTTAATGAATATTTTGGGGTGCCTTGACTCACCGTCCGAGGGCAACTATTTGCTTGCTGGTGATGATGTAAGTGGTTTAACCGAAGACGAGCTTGCTGCCGCAAGAAACCAACGTATCGGTTTTATTTTTCAAAGCTTCAACTTGCTACCGCGGATGAGCGCACTTGATAACGTTGCTCAACCGCTTGTTTTTCGCGGATTGGGACGAAAGGACCGGCTAAAGATTGCCCAAGCCGCACTTGAGCGCGTAGGACTAGGTGATCGGGTAGATCATCTACCTAACCAGCTCTCCGGAGGCCAACGACAGCGAGTTGCCGTGGCACGAGCCTTAGCGGGCGAACCGAGTATCCTGTTAGCGGATGAGCCTACTGGTAACCTAGACTCAAAAACGACCGAAAGTATCATGGCACTCTTCGACGAACTTCATAACCAAGGTCAAACCATTATCATCGTGACCCACGAGCCGGAGATTGCCGCCCACTGTCGCAGAGAAATCGTGCTTCGTGACGGCGAGATCGTTAAGGACGTAACCAAGGAGCCTGGCCATGTTCTTTGA
- a CDS encoding ABC transporter permease, producing the protein MFFEILRAAFQAVRANVLRSVLTTLGIIVGVASTIAVVSVVQGFSMSISSQFQSLGSNSLTIEAYTPFSERMQGQFSRLDNSDLEVIKQRIDGISYVTPILWVSSAAGGGIRYRTNTSSANILGTSSSYIFLDDWLPQQGRFIGSTDDDTRRKVVVIGEKVRQDLELPDDPRGEFIQLAGEWFKVVGIMEERGELLGFNQDDVVLVPYSAAEALLGRQRFANIQIRLRVTDVTQLDATKRKIERLLRQHRDLAPGDANDFKISTADQLLESFESVTDSITLVLGGIVAISLLVGGIGIMNIMLVSVTERTREIGINKALGATRSFILTQFLAEAIVLCLIGGLIGLGIGYLLGLGVAAMIPGFPSAAVPLWAIWLALGFSVSVGVVFGIVPAAKAANLSPIDALRYE; encoded by the coding sequence ATGTTCTTTGAGATCTTAAGGGCAGCTTTTCAAGCGGTCAGAGCTAATGTGCTTCGCTCGGTACTCACTACTTTAGGTATTATCGTAGGAGTTGCTTCAACGATTGCTGTCGTGAGCGTCGTTCAGGGTTTTTCCATGAGTATCAGCTCACAGTTCCAATCTCTCGGCAGCAACTCGCTGACGATTGAAGCGTACACACCCTTTTCCGAGCGAATGCAGGGCCAGTTTTCACGTTTAGACAACAGTGATCTCGAGGTCATTAAACAGCGAATAGACGGCATTTCCTATGTTACGCCAATTCTGTGGGTTTCGAGCGCTGCCGGCGGCGGCATCCGCTATCGGACCAACACCTCGAGCGCTAACATTCTTGGGACGAGCAGCAGCTATATCTTTCTCGATGACTGGCTACCTCAACAGGGACGCTTTATTGGCTCCACTGATGACGATACCCGACGCAAGGTAGTTGTGATCGGCGAGAAGGTTCGCCAAGATCTCGAGCTTCCTGACGATCCACGCGGGGAGTTTATTCAACTCGCAGGTGAGTGGTTTAAAGTCGTGGGGATCATGGAAGAACGCGGTGAACTACTAGGTTTCAATCAAGATGACGTAGTTCTGGTACCCTACTCCGCAGCTGAAGCATTGCTCGGAAGACAGCGCTTTGCAAATATTCAAATTCGCCTACGCGTTACAGACGTCACTCAACTCGATGCCACGAAACGAAAGATTGAACGCCTATTACGTCAACATCGAGATTTAGCTCCTGGCGATGCCAACGATTTCAAAATCTCTACTGCTGACCAGCTACTTGAGTCATTCGAATCGGTCACCGACAGCATAACCTTAGTCCTAGGTGGTATTGTTGCGATCTCGCTATTAGTTGGCGGTATTGGCATTATGAATATTATGCTTGTTTCAGTTACGGAACGTACCCGCGAGATTGGCATCAATAAAGCCTTGGGCGCAACACGCTCTTTTATCCTTACCCAATTTTTAGCCGAAGCGATTGTGCTATGCCTTATCGGTGGGTTAATTGGCTTAGGGATTGGTTACTTGTTGGGCTTGGGCGTTGCTGCAATGATCCCCGGCTTCCCTTCCGCAGCCGTCCCGCTCTGGGCCATCTGGTTAGCGCTGGGCTTCTCGGTTTCTGTTGGCGTAGTGTTTGGTATTGTACCGGCAGCGAAAGCAGCAAACTTAAGTCCTATTGACGCCCTTCGTTACGAGTAG